Proteins from one Sabethes cyaneus chromosome 2, idSabCyanKW18_F2, whole genome shotgun sequence genomic window:
- the LOC128734530 gene encoding hexamerin-1.1-like, translating to MRLTIAAVTLCLVALTSAAYVPVEKPVTGVQYANQEFLVKQKFFFEVFRNIHLPLTYEEYLPYTKTWVYDETKYTDFKQVSEFFDYYKFGFLPKGELFTIYNKEYLKQTYYLFNFFYNSADWDTFYKNVVWARENVNEVMFIYALTMVTFQHPELKGIVLPPIYEIYPYYFFNTDVIHKALYKKLYEPKFGFASNGKYNIVYSNYTAVYPLTYYGEDKLSYFTEDIGLNSYYYYFMMDYPFFVGQEKYNLFKDRRGELYLYMYQQLIARYYLERQANFMGPIEEFNWEFPIKTGYTPKLSYWNGVPFYGRNDYYSVPKYNYYNVDLIKDYEARIRQVIDQGFMYLEDGTKVDFRKPEAIDYLGNLINSNPDSYDNEYYKNIEFYARLLYSGANYFYPEWKEFPSALMHFETSMRDPFFYQLYYKILSYYWQFKSYLPYYTYDELYYKGVEIKNVVFDKLVTYFEYFDADISNVIPMGFSTDKYWDFSVYARQQRINHKPFTYTMDVYSEFAGKGVVRMYMGPKFYDVKELQYLKKYFVEVDQYVYDFVVGPNSVVRNSRDYYWSVRDRTTYSDLYKKIMTAYKGEGKFVLDMSEAHCGWPDRLLLPKGLPGGYELTFYFIITPYYAPKVQQFSTYEYSYSCGVGSGSKYIDDLPFGFPFDREINFSYFFTKNMYFKDVFIYHIDDVKLNQSY from the exons CCAACCAGGAATTCCTagtgaaacagaaatttttcttcGAGGTCTTCCGCAACATTCATCTACCACTCACCTATGAAGAGTACCTGCCGTACACCAAGACTTGGGTCTACGATGAAACCAAATACACA GATTTTAAGCAAGTATCggaattcttcgactactatAAATTCGGCTTCCTACCAAAGGGAGAACTGTTCACTATTTACAATAAGGAATACTTGAAGCAGACCTACTACCTATTTAACTTCTTCTACAACTCTGCTGACTGGGACACCTTCTACAAGAACGTTGTCTGGGCTCGCGAGAATGTTAACGAGGTGATGTTCATCTACGCCCTAACCATGGTTACGTTCCAGCACCCAGAGCTGAAGGGAATCGTGCTGCCGCCGATCTACGAAATCTATCCGTACTATTTCTTCAACACTGACGTGATTCACAAGGCGCTGTACAAGAAATTGTACGAACCTAAGTTTGGATTCGCTAGCAATGGCAAGTACAATATTGTCTACTCGAACTACACTGCCGTCTACCCGTTGACCTACTACGGTGAGGACAAACTCAGCTACTTCACCGAAGATATCGGCCTAAACtcatactactactacttcatgATGGACTATCCATTCTTCGTCGGACAGGAGAAATACAACCTGTTCAAAGATCGCCGTGGAGAACTGTACCTGTACATGTACCAGCAGCTCATTGCTCGTTATTATTTGGAACGTCAAGCTAACTTCATGGGACCAATCGAAGAATTCAACTGGGAATTCCCGATCAAGACCGGCTATACACCAAAGCTCAGCTACTGGAATGGAGTTCCATTCTATGGACGCAACGACTACTACAGCGTACCGAAGTACAACTACTACAATGTTGATCTGATCAAGGACTACGAAGCTAGAATCCGACAAGTGATTGATCAAGGATTCATGTACCTAGAGGATGGAACCAAGGTTGACTTCCGTAAACCTGAAGCTATTGATTATCTCGGCAACTTGATCAACTCGAACCCAGATAGCTATGATAACGAATATTACAAGAACATTGAGTTCTACGCCCGTCTGCTATACAGTGGTGCTAACTACTTCTACCCCGAATGGAAGGAATTCCCGAGCGCACTGATGCATTTCGAAACCTCGATGCGCGATCCCTTCTTCTACCAACTGTATTACAAGATTCTCAGCTACTACTGGCAGTTCAAGAGCTACCTTCCATACTATACTTACGACGAGCTGTATTACAAGGGTGTTGAGATCAAGAATGTTGTGTTCGACAAACTGGTTACCTATTTCGAATATTTCGATGCCGACATTAGTAACGTCATCCCAATGGGATTCTCAACCGACAAATACTGGGACTTCTCGGTTTATGCTCGCCAACAGCGCATCAACCACAAGCCATTCACTTACACCATGGATGTTTACTCGGAGTTTGCCGGTAAGGGCGTAGTTCGTATGTACATGGGACCTAAGTTCTACGACGTCAAGGAACTGCAATACCTGAAGAAATACTTCGTTGAAGTCGACCAGTACGTATATGACTTTGTCGTTGGTCCAAACTCAGTGGTAAGAAACTCCCGTGACTACTACTGGAGTGTTCGCGACCGCACCACTTACAGTGATCTGTACAAGAAGATCATGACTGCCTACAAGGGTGAAGGCAAGTTCGTCCTGGACATGTCGGAAGCTCACTGCGGATGGCCGGATCGTCTTTTGCTACCAAAGGGTCTCCCAGGAGGCTATGAGCTCACCTTCTACTTCATCATCACTCCGTATTATGCTCCTAAGGTACAACAGTTCTCTACTTACGAATACAGCTACAGCTGTGGTGTTGGATCGGGCTCGAAATACATCGACGACCTACCGTTCGGATTCCCCTTCGATCGTGAGATCAACTTTAGCTACTTCTTCACCAAGAACATGTACTTCAAGGATGTGTTCATCTACCACATCGACGATGTAAAGCTAAATCAATCGTACTAA